From Meiothermus sp., a single genomic window includes:
- a CDS encoding S-layer homology domain-containing protein, translated as MLKSRLAVVSFVLTAFFGVFAQAQTQFRDIPAGHWARQAVEFAVQCGLIEGFPDGTFRGNQNLTRYQAALIFFRLYQTNRLENARPECRLAVERGAQEVAPELQQLQQRFAALERTSQDQAGKLAELEAEVKRAIETSQRAAALEQRLAALEQQVQRLAQAPQPAQPAQPAGPTPAELQARIAALEEQVQRLSQAPAAPTAPQDAVALERRIATLEEQMRNRPDAARVAALEEQVRGLSNQVTTLQGQVNELRQQAQQPAPAPQPQPQPQPQPEVRPVAPVTPTAPRARNLYFGAGAALGIIPEPTGGIFSSNNLAVSGVVGVREAFLGFGLRAGLDYNLSTQALGIEAYLMRHFGSGLLSPYVGVGARFLPALTDPIYGTAAVGLDLNLFGPLGLFVEANPRLEPGLNFGLGARAGLKFNF; from the coding sequence ATGCTAAAAAGCCGTCTAGCCGTGGTTAGCTTTGTGTTGACCGCATTCTTTGGTGTATTCGCCCAAGCCCAGACCCAGTTCCGCGACATCCCCGCCGGGCACTGGGCCCGCCAGGCCGTGGAGTTTGCCGTACAGTGCGGCCTGATTGAGGGTTTCCCGGATGGCACCTTCCGGGGCAACCAGAACCTGACCCGCTACCAGGCCGCCCTGATTTTCTTCCGCCTCTACCAGACCAACCGCCTCGAGAATGCCCGGCCCGAGTGCCGTCTGGCCGTCGAGCGGGGGGCCCAGGAGGTAGCGCCCGAGCTCCAGCAGCTTCAGCAGCGTTTTGCTGCCCTCGAGCGCACCAGCCAGGATCAGGCCGGCAAGCTGGCCGAGCTCGAGGCCGAGGTCAAGCGGGCCATCGAGACCAGCCAGCGGGCAGCGGCCCTCGAGCAGCGCCTGGCGGCCCTCGAGCAGCAGGTTCAGCGGCTGGCCCAGGCTCCCCAACCCGCCCAGCCGGCCCAGCCCGCCGGCCCCACCCCGGCGGAACTCCAGGCCCGCATCGCGGCCCTGGAAGAGCAGGTTCAACGCCTGAGCCAGGCCCCGGCGGCGCCCACCGCGCCGCAGGATGCGGTCGCCCTCGAGCGCCGCATCGCCACCCTGGAAGAGCAGATGCGCAACCGCCCCGACGCAGCCCGCGTAGCAGCCCTGGAAGAGCAGGTACGCGGCCTGAGCAATCAGGTCACTACCCTGCAAGGCCAGGTTAACGAGCTGCGCCAGCAGGCCCAGCAACCGGCCCCCGCACCCCAGCCCCAGCCTCAACCCCAGCCCCAGCCTGAAGTACGGCCCGTAGCCCCGGTTACGCCCACTGCCCCCAGGGCTCGCAACCTCTACTTTGGCGCCGGCGCTGCGCTGGGCATTATTCCCGAGCCCACCGGCGGCATCTTCAGCAGCAACAACCTGGCCGTCAGCGGCGTGGTGGGCGTGCGCGAGGCATTCCTGGGCTTTGGCCTGCGGGCCGGCCTGGACTACAACCTAAGCACCCAGGCCCTGGGCATCGAAGCCTATCTGATGCGTCACTTTGGCAGCGGGCTCCTGAGCCCCTACGTGGGCGTGGGCGCCCGCTTTCTGCCCGCTCTGACCGACCCCATTTACGGCACCGCCGCGGTGGGCCTCGATCTCAACCTGTTTGGCCCGCTGGGCCTGTTTGTGGAGGCCAACCCCCGCCTCGAGCCCGGTCTCAACTTCGGCTTAGGCGCCCGGGCAGGTTTGAAGTTCAACTTCTGA
- a CDS encoding HPP family protein, protein MQVKNLMGLRPYTVHKNETLYVAAERMLEHRLGGLPVVGDGGEVVGLLEIDQMLPEPQKVPFSDVEALRFLDEWVDPGSFDRLVERYKNTPVHRLMRTEVAMVGPDDPIEKALGLMLQDRQYRRVLVVDEHRQLLGTLTRSDFLRLFVRGR, encoded by the coding sequence ATGCAGGTCAAAAATCTGATGGGGCTGCGCCCCTATACGGTGCACAAGAACGAAACCCTGTATGTGGCTGCCGAGCGCATGCTCGAGCACCGCCTGGGGGGTTTGCCGGTGGTGGGGGATGGGGGCGAGGTGGTGGGCTTGCTCGAGATCGACCAGATGCTCCCCGAGCCGCAAAAAGTGCCCTTTTCCGATGTAGAGGCCCTGCGCTTCCTGGACGAGTGGGTAGACCCCGGCTCATTTGATCGTTTGGTGGAGCGCTACAAGAACACCCCTGTTCACCGTTTGATGCGCACCGAGGTAGCCATGGTCGGCCCCGACGACCCCATCGAAAAAGCCCTGGGGCTGATGCTGCAAGACCGACAGTACCGGCGGGTGCTGGTGGTGGACGAGCATCGGCAACTGCTGGGCACCCTGACCCGCTCCGACTTCCTGCGTTTGTTCGTGCGGGGGCGTTGA
- a CDS encoding LacI family DNA-binding transcriptional regulator, protein MSGHKSPSLVVDIRHVAAEAEVSIATVSRVLNNPERVNPQTRARVLAVAERLGYRPNPNGKRLRKGRAETIGLVIPSPQGRFADSFFLELLAGLGEGLSDVGLDLLVATCPPGAEELACYRRLVEGKRVDGLVVARTRRYDERIAYLLEQNIPFVSHGRSDLISTPYPYLDVDGRQGFYIATQHLLHLGHRDIAFIGAPHELNFATHRLAGYRQAMAEARAPIRPEWLLEGDLSEKSGYLLAQILLEPPEFPTAILCANDLMALGVLRALRERGLKGGQEVSVIGYDDIPQAQFSDPPLSTVHQPFRETGKRLVEMLLARLGGAPVSALQEVWVPELVLRGSDGPPQT, encoded by the coding sequence ATGTCTGGCCACAAATCCCCCTCCCTAGTTGTCGATATCCGCCACGTAGCAGCGGAGGCTGAGGTATCTATCGCTACGGTCTCGAGGGTACTCAACAACCCCGAACGCGTGAACCCCCAGACCCGCGCACGGGTGCTGGCGGTGGCCGAACGCCTGGGTTACCGACCCAATCCGAACGGTAAGCGTTTGCGCAAGGGCCGCGCCGAGACTATCGGCCTGGTGATTCCCTCTCCGCAGGGACGTTTTGCCGATTCCTTTTTTCTGGAGTTGCTGGCCGGACTGGGCGAGGGGCTTTCAGATGTCGGTCTGGACTTGCTGGTCGCCACCTGCCCGCCGGGTGCAGAGGAGCTGGCCTGTTACCGGCGCCTGGTGGAGGGTAAACGGGTAGATGGTCTGGTGGTAGCCCGCACCCGCCGCTACGACGAACGCATCGCCTATCTGCTCGAGCAAAACATCCCTTTCGTGTCACACGGACGTAGCGACCTCATCAGCACGCCCTACCCCTATCTGGATGTGGATGGACGGCAGGGTTTTTACATAGCTACGCAGCATCTGCTACACCTGGGCCACCGCGACATCGCCTTTATTGGGGCTCCGCACGAACTCAACTTTGCTACTCACCGCTTAGCAGGGTATCGGCAGGCCATGGCCGAAGCCAGGGCCCCCATCCGGCCCGAGTGGCTGCTCGAGGGCGACCTCAGCGAGAAAAGTGGCTATCTGTTAGCTCAAATTCTGCTGGAGCCACCCGAATTTCCCACTGCCATCCTATGTGCCAACGATCTGATGGCTCTGGGGGTTCTGCGGGCCTTGCGCGAGCGCGGACTCAAGGGGGGTCAGGAGGTCTCGGTGATTGGCTACGACGACATCCCCCAGGCCCAGTTTAGCGATCCCCCACTTTCCACCGTACACCAGCCCTTCCGGGAGACCGGCAAGCGGTTGGTGGAGATGTTGCTGGCGCGGCTGGGTGGGGCACCGGTTTCGGCGTTGCAGGAGGTCTGGGTTCCCGAGTTGGTTCTGCGGGGGTCGGATGGTCCCCCGCAGACGTAA
- the dnaX gene encoding DNA polymerase III subunit gamma/tau, producing MSALYRQARPTTFDEMVGQEHVKDVLLNALRSGRLAQAYLFSGPRGVGKTSSARLIAQAVNCSQEPKPCGVCEGCRLVREGRHPDVLEIDAASNNSVEDVRDLRERILLAPILGRHKVVILDEAHMMSKSAFNALLKTLEEPPPHVIFIFATTEPERMPPTILSRTQHFRFRRLSEDEIVEKLQRILAGLGREAEPQALQLVARLADGAMRDAESLLDRLLTLEGPLTLQQTEDALGLPPQETLFALAEALDKGQLRPALEQAQHLYTQGFAARTLAQGLLEALRAGLYGRMGLGTGPHLNQPEERIVAAMTALDEALERLLKRSDALSLELALLSAYQALHAAPASAAMPAATPAIPDFDPRPRRVERRAPNLESPKENPPSPSSTAPSVADLASEWRRVMNALKITIRGFVREAEPRFEEDKLVLLFSERASFHHQGAQKHLEEIRKAVREVLGLEQVELRLGGKKKPVDEPSGQPFPPPDKPTHKKAAPHDAVAPATSPPPAPAPSPSSAPVEPAPADTPWGEPHPSLHPPVIGPPEPEPWNPEASLFDPTPPDETSEEVEAQPAVEAGLLEDPRFRKLVQLFGGRLRKFYPDAVRETPLESPSSDLEGEPD from the coding sequence GTGAGTGCCCTCTACCGCCAGGCCCGCCCCACCACCTTCGACGAGATGGTGGGCCAGGAACACGTGAAGGATGTGTTGCTAAACGCCCTGCGCTCGGGCAGGCTGGCCCAGGCTTACCTCTTTTCCGGGCCGCGGGGAGTAGGCAAAACCAGTAGTGCCCGCCTGATTGCCCAGGCCGTGAACTGTAGCCAGGAGCCCAAGCCCTGTGGGGTCTGCGAGGGTTGCCGCCTGGTACGGGAGGGGCGGCACCCGGATGTGCTGGAAATTGACGCCGCCTCGAATAACTCGGTAGAGGACGTGCGCGACCTGCGCGAGCGGATTCTGCTGGCCCCCATCCTGGGCCGGCACAAGGTGGTGATCCTCGACGAGGCCCACATGATGTCCAAAAGCGCCTTCAATGCGCTTTTGAAGACGCTGGAAGAACCGCCCCCGCACGTCATTTTTATTTTTGCCACCACCGAGCCCGAGCGAATGCCCCCCACCATCCTCTCGCGCACCCAGCATTTCCGTTTCCGGCGGCTCTCCGAGGACGAAATTGTAGAGAAGCTCCAGCGCATCCTGGCGGGCCTGGGCCGCGAGGCGGAACCCCAGGCCCTGCAACTCGTAGCGCGGCTGGCCGACGGAGCCATGCGCGATGCCGAGAGCCTGCTGGACAGGCTCCTGACCCTCGAGGGCCCCCTCACCCTCCAGCAAACCGAAGACGCACTAGGCCTGCCCCCCCAGGAGACTTTGTTCGCGCTGGCCGAGGCCCTGGATAAGGGGCAGCTTCGCCCGGCGCTGGAGCAAGCCCAGCACCTCTACACCCAGGGGTTTGCCGCGCGTACCCTGGCCCAGGGGCTCTTGGAAGCGCTTAGGGCCGGACTGTACGGACGTATGGGGCTGGGCACCGGCCCCCACCTGAACCAGCCCGAGGAGCGCATAGTGGCCGCCATGACCGCCCTGGATGAGGCCCTCGAGCGCCTCCTCAAGCGCTCCGATGCCCTGTCGCTGGAGCTGGCCCTCCTGAGCGCCTACCAGGCCCTCCATGCGGCCCCTGCTAGTGCTGCTATGCCTGCCGCCACCCCGGCCATCCCCGATTTCGACCCCAGGCCCCGCAGGGTCGAGAGACGGGCCCCCAACCTCGAGAGCCCCAAGGAGAACCCCCCGTCCCCAAGCTCTACCGCGCCAAGCGTGGCCGACCTGGCTTCGGAGTGGCGGCGGGTCATGAACGCCCTCAAGATCACCATCCGGGGCTTTGTACGCGAGGCCGAACCCCGCTTTGAAGAGGACAAGCTGGTGCTTTTGTTCTCCGAGCGGGCCAGCTTCCACCACCAGGGAGCGCAAAAGCACCTGGAGGAGATCCGGAAAGCGGTGCGGGAAGTGCTGGGCCTCGAGCAGGTCGAGTTACGGCTGGGTGGTAAAAAAAAACCGGTGGATGAGCCTTCGGGCCAACCCTTCCCGCCGCCCGACAAGCCCACCCACAAAAAAGCTGCCCCCCACGATGCCGTGGCGCCTGCGACATCTCCTCCCCCAGCTCCAGCGCCTTCCCCAAGCAGCGCCCCTGTCGAGCCGGCCCCAGCCGACACACCCTGGGGAGAACCCCATCCTTCACTGCACCCCCCGGTGATCGGGCCCCCCGAACCAGAACCCTGGAACCCCGAAGCCTCGCTGTTCGACCCAACACCACCCGATGAGACCTCGGAGGAAGTCGAAGCCCAACCCGCTGTCGAGGCCGGCCTGCTGGAAGACCCGCGTTTTCGGAAGCTGGTGCAGCTATTTGGCGGCAGGCTGCGCAAGTTTTATCCCGATGCGGTGCGGGAGACGCCGCTCGAGAGCCCTTCTTCCGACCTCGAGGGGGAGCCGGACTGA
- a CDS encoding DNA polymerase, with protein MSINYLFLDMNAYFASVEQQLRPELRGKPVAVVPMLAETTCCIAASYEAKRYGVKTGTLVQDARLLCPGLEVVEARPKEYIRVHHQILQAVDTVLPVEAVLSIDELVCKLMGREKEPAAALRLGEQVKQAIYRRVGQELRCSVGLGPNRFLAKVAAEMHKPNGLTLLQLSDLPHRLYLLALRDLPGIGPGMEQRLFKHGVTTVEQLYQLSVLQLSQVWGSGVHGFAWWHRLRGADLPEAPTRRRSLSHSHVLPPVFRNEVGARAVLSRLVHRASARLRHEGYWAGSLTLFVHVLDGGKKRAWNSSMHIQPSQDTLTLLRAALRLWEQKLEGTPFKVGIALGSLIPEQELGWPLFESDQKLVRLAQAMDKANGKYGPQALYFLGMHRTEQSAVTRIAFNRIPDLDLPDI; from the coding sequence ATGAGCATCAACTACCTGTTCTTGGACATGAACGCCTACTTTGCCTCGGTAGAGCAACAGCTCAGGCCCGAGCTACGCGGCAAGCCGGTGGCGGTGGTGCCCATGCTGGCCGAGACCACCTGCTGCATTGCCGCAAGCTACGAGGCCAAGCGCTATGGGGTCAAAACCGGAACGCTGGTACAGGATGCCCGGCTTTTGTGCCCTGGGCTCGAGGTCGTCGAGGCCCGCCCCAAGGAGTACATCCGCGTTCACCACCAGATTCTGCAGGCGGTAGATACCGTGTTGCCCGTCGAAGCTGTGCTCTCGATTGACGAACTGGTCTGCAAACTGATGGGCCGGGAAAAAGAGCCCGCCGCGGCCCTGCGGCTGGGAGAGCAGGTCAAACAGGCCATCTACCGACGGGTGGGCCAAGAGCTACGCTGCTCGGTGGGTCTGGGGCCCAATCGGTTTTTGGCCAAGGTAGCCGCCGAGATGCACAAACCCAACGGCCTGACCCTATTGCAGTTGTCCGACCTGCCCCACCGGCTCTACCTGCTGGCGCTACGCGACCTGCCCGGCATTGGCCCCGGCATGGAACAGCGCCTGTTCAAGCACGGCGTGACCACAGTGGAGCAGCTCTACCAGCTTTCTGTTCTGCAACTCTCGCAGGTCTGGGGCAGCGGGGTACATGGCTTTGCCTGGTGGCACCGCCTGCGGGGGGCCGACCTGCCCGAGGCCCCCACAAGGCGGCGCAGCCTGAGTCACTCCCACGTGCTGCCGCCGGTGTTTAGAAACGAGGTCGGAGCCCGCGCTGTGCTCTCCCGGCTGGTACATCGGGCCTCGGCCCGTCTGCGCCACGAGGGCTACTGGGCCGGCTCCCTAACCCTGTTTGTGCACGTTCTGGATGGTGGCAAGAAGCGTGCATGGAACAGCTCTATGCACATCCAGCCCAGCCAAGACACCCTGACCCTCCTGCGTGCAGCCTTGCGGCTTTGGGAACAAAAGCTCGAGGGCACCCCCTTCAAGGTAGGCATTGCCCTGGGCAGTCTGATTCCCGAACAGGAGCTGGGCTGGCCCCTCTTTGAGTCCGACCAGAAGCTGGTGCGGCTGGCCCAGGCTATGGACAAGGCCAACGGCAAGTACGGCCCCCAGGCTCTCTACTTTTTGGGCATGCACCGCACCGAGCAAAGCGCCGTCACCCGCATCGCCTTTAATCGCATTCCCGACCTGGATTTGCCGGATATTTAG
- a CDS encoding cation:proton antiporter: MHGIGHLVEVFFLLLAAQLVGWLFARFKQPVVIGEVLAGLLVGPALLGLVHDGEILEFLAELGAIFLLFMVGLETRLRDILAVGKEAFLVALLGVLFPFVGGYFFGQSIGFGQLPALFLGTALVATSVGITARVLLELGVLSRSYSRIILGAAVIDDVLGLIVLAVVNGVAQSGTFELGVALRITLLSVLFVGGAMLLVPWLRRASLPRFTLGNPFGFALLVGVGLAALAATIGLAPIVGAFLAGMLLAEVREELAIEEHVRAVGQFLTPIFFAMVGVRLELAALLSAKVWLVGSGVLLIALLGKLLGGFLGALSQGLHRAVVVGIGMAPRGEVGLIVAALGLAAGAVNEEEYALVLFMVVGTTLLAPLFLRPAIAWAERRQVSEDAS; the protein is encoded by the coding sequence ATGCACGGCATCGGGCATCTGGTGGAGGTGTTTTTTCTCCTGCTGGCCGCGCAGCTGGTGGGCTGGCTCTTTGCCCGCTTTAAGCAGCCGGTGGTGATTGGCGAGGTGCTGGCGGGTTTGCTGGTGGGGCCGGCGCTGCTGGGCCTGGTACACGACGGAGAAATTCTGGAGTTTCTGGCCGAACTGGGAGCCATTTTCCTGCTCTTTATGGTGGGCCTCGAGACCCGCCTGCGCGACATTCTGGCCGTGGGCAAGGAGGCCTTTTTGGTGGCGCTGCTGGGGGTGTTGTTTCCCTTTGTGGGAGGGTATTTCTTTGGCCAGAGCATCGGCTTTGGCCAGCTCCCGGCGCTGTTTTTGGGTACGGCGCTGGTGGCGACCAGCGTGGGCATTACCGCCCGGGTGCTGCTGGAACTGGGCGTACTCTCGCGCAGCTATAGCCGCATTATTTTGGGTGCGGCGGTGATCGACGACGTGCTGGGCCTGATTGTGCTGGCGGTGGTGAACGGGGTGGCCCAGAGCGGCACCTTCGAGCTGGGGGTGGCGCTGCGCATCACCCTGCTCTCGGTGCTGTTTGTGGGGGGTGCCATGCTCCTGGTGCCCTGGCTGCGGCGGGCCTCGCTGCCCCGCTTCACCCTGGGCAACCCCTTCGGCTTTGCCCTGCTGGTGGGGGTGGGGCTGGCGGCGCTGGCGGCCACCATTGGCCTGGCCCCCATCGTGGGGGCCTTCCTGGCCGGGATGCTCCTGGCCGAGGTGCGCGAAGAGCTGGCCATCGAGGAACACGTCCGGGCGGTGGGGCAGTTTTTGACCCCCATCTTTTTTGCCATGGTAGGGGTGCGCCTGGAGCTGGCCGCGCTGCTGAGTGCAAAGGTCTGGCTGGTGGGCAGCGGGGTCTTGCTGATTGCCCTGCTGGGCAAGCTTTTGGGCGGATTTCTGGGGGCCCTGAGCCAGGGGCTGCACCGGGCGGTGGTGGTGGGCATCGGGATGGCTCCGAGGGGTGAAGTGGGTTTGATTGTGGCGGCGCTGGGCCTGGCTGCCGGGGCAGTGAACGAAGAGGAGTATGCCCTGGTGCTCTTTATGGTGGTGGGTACTACCCTGCTGGCCCCGCTCTTTTTGCGCCCTGCCATTGCCTGGGCCGAACGCCGGCAGGTTTCGGAAGATGCTTCATGA
- a CDS encoding metal-sensitive transcriptional regulator, with the protein MNTTDLNGETLDSILKRLRRIEGQVRGLQKMVEEGRPCEEVLNQMTATKKAMESASTLILQEFLTLCAVDIAKGDNQKPAQIAAMLRKFAG; encoded by the coding sequence ATGAACACCACCGATCTCAACGGGGAAACCCTGGATAGCATCCTCAAGCGCCTGCGCCGCATCGAAGGGCAGGTGCGGGGTTTGCAGAAAATGGTGGAGGAGGGCCGCCCCTGCGAGGAAGTGCTCAACCAGATGACCGCCACCAAGAAAGCCATGGAGTCCGCCTCTACCCTGATTCTGCAGGAATTCCTGACCCTCTGCGCCGTCGATATCGCCAAAGGCGACAATCAAAAACCCGCCCAAATTGCGGCCATGTTGCGTAAGTTTGCCGGATAA